The sequence below is a genomic window from Thalassobaculum sp. OXR-137.
TGTGCCGGGCGGCGTCGCGGCCGAGCGTGAAGCAGGCGGTCAGGTTGGTGTCCACCACCCGGCGGAAATCCTCGGTCGGGAAGTCGAGCACCGGCACCCGGTGCTGCACCCCGGCATTGGCGATCAGGCCCCAGAGCCGGCCGTGACGGCCGACGATCCGGTCCAGCGCGGCGCGGCCGGCCACCTCGTCGGTCACGTCGAAGGCTTCCGCCTCCGCCGCGATGCCTTCGGCCGCCAGCTCGTCCACCCGGCCCTTCAGCGCCTCGGCGTTGCGGCCGTTCAGGACGACGGTCGCGCCGTGGGCACCGCAGGCCCGCGCCATGGCGAGGCCGATGCCGCGCGAGGCGCCGGTGATCAGGATCACCCGTCCGGTGAGATCGAATAGCTGGGTGGCGACGGTCATCGGTCGGTCTCTCCCTGGAAGGTTCTTGCTCTTGGGTGTCAGCGTCCCGCCTTGCGGACCTGCTCACGGTGGAAGACGTAGAGCCCGCTGGCAATCACGATCGCCGCGCCGACGACGGTCCACTGGTCCGGCAGGTCGCCGAAGACCAGATAGCCGGAGATCGTCATCCACAGGATCGCGCTGTAGGTGAAGGGGGCGAGCACCGAGGCGCCGGCATAACGGTGGGCGATGATCACCAGCCAGTGACCGACCCCGCCGAACACCCCGAGTCCGAGGAGCAGCAGCCACTGGGTCGCCGTCTCCGGCGTGCTCCAGACGAAAGGCAGGACCGGCAGGAAGATCACCGCGCCGACCAGCGGCGAGTACAGCGAGGTGGTGTCGGAATGGTCCCGGGCGGCGAGCTTGCGGGTGGCGATGTTGTACAGGGCGGCGACCAGCGCGTTGCCCAGGCACAGGCCGATCGCCCAGTGCACCTCGGCCGCACCCGGCCGGATGATCACCAGCACGCCGATGAAGCCGACGGCGATGGCCGACCAGCGCCGCCAGCCGACGGTCTCGCCCAGCAGCGGCACCGACAGGGCGGCGACCAGCAGGGGGGCGGTGAAGAAGATCGACGCCGTGGTGGTCAGCGGCAGATAGCTGACGGCGGTGAAGTTCAGCAGCGTCGACATCACCAGCAGCATGGAGCGGGCGATCTGCAGCCGCAGGTTGCTGGTGGCGAAGACCCGCGTGCCCTTGCGCGGCATCAGCACCAGGATCACCAGCACCGCATGGCCGACGAAGCGGGACCAGACGATCTGCAGGGTGTCGAGGTCGCGGCTCAGCACCTTGGCCGAGGTGTCGAGACAGGCGAAGAGCAGGAAGGCGCCGCAGATCAGCAGGATGCCCCGGCCCACATGTCCGTCGTCCAGATAGTTCGGCGTATTCGGCGCGACCACGATGCCCTCGGGAGTGAGTTCCTCCCGTCTTACGCGCTCCGCCGCCGCGCGTCGAGGCCGGGCTTAGGAGGTGCCGGCCGCCTGCTTCGCCGCCACCTTGCGCGCCAGGCGCTCCAGCCCGGCATCGGGCATCCCGAGTTCGCGCAGATGGGTCACCGTGTTGAACAGATACTCGCAGCAGGGCCCCAGGAACCCGCAGGCACGGGCGATGGTTTCCGCCGCTTCCTCCTCCGGCAATCGCCCGCAATAGCGTTCGTTGGCGCGGTTGATGACGAAGCCGAGCACGCTGATCGGGCCCTGGTCGGTCTGCGCCTTCAGCCAGCGCGGCCGGTAGGCGTGGGTGACCATCTCGCGGCGCCAGACCAGCTCGAGCTCCGCCTCGGCATGGTCCTTGGGGATGCGGAAGGCCACGCCCCGGCAGACCCCGCCGCGATCCAGCCCCAGCACCAGACCCGGCCGGTCGGGGGTGCCGCGGCCCAGTTCGGTGCGCAGGCAGAAGCGGCGGTGCAGCCCGCGCACCGTGGCGCAGCGCTGCTCGCTGAATTCGATGGCCGGATTCCAGATCAGCGAGCCGTAGCCGAACAGCCAGACATCCTCCTCCGGCTGGCCGGTCTGCGGAAACATCGACGCCCGGGACGCCGCCAGTTCTTCGTCGGTCAGGGTCTTCAGGGTGGGTTCGTGCTTGTGCAGCAGGGCGCGGATCTCGCCCGAGCGCAGCCGCTCCCGCGTCAGGGCGACGGTCTGTGGGGTCGCCGACTCTGAGGTTTCGGGAGGGGTTCGGGATGCCGTGCTGGATGAATCCGCCATGGTCGTTCCATATACTTGGCGCCGGCCCGGTTCCCAGGGGCCTGTCTGGAACGGCATTCGTGCGATTTCGGCGCAGTATGATGCCGATATGTGGTCGGCGTCGGTTACTCGGCGTTCCGCATCCAATTGTCCCAGAGCTTCTCGCCGATCTGGCAGTCGCTGAGCTCGGCCATCTGGGCGGGCATCCAACGCGCCGGTACCGCCCGGGGTGGCGGCATGCGGCCGGCGATCTCCAGGATCAGCTTGCGGCGGATGGCGTCGGCGAATTCGCGCGGGTCCTGAACGGTGACCAGAAACGCCCCGAAGCCGCCGATCACGCAGTCCTCGTAGTAGAGGTCGAGGTTCTGCACGTCGAAGAACCCGCTGGGGAAGCCGGTTTTCAGCATGATCGGCAGGCCGTTGATGGTGATGCCCCGATCGATGACGGCATCGCGGGCGTCCGTCACGCGGAAGCCCTGGTTGTTCGGGCCGTCGCCGGAGATGTCGATCACCCGCCGGGGGCTGGCGACGCCGGAGGTCTCGAAGAGGCCGGCGGAGAAGGTCAGGGCGTTGCTGATCGAGGTGCGGCTCAGGCGCTGGAGGGGGGCCGACGCCAGAGTATCGGCGACCCGGCCGGCGGAGGCCGCACCGTCGACCAGGGTCCAGGGGACCAGCACCG
It includes:
- a CDS encoding SDR family NAD(P)-dependent oxidoreductase gives rise to the protein MTVATQLFDLTGRVILITGASRGIGLAMARACGAHGATVVLNGRNAEALKGRVDELAAEGIAAEAEAFDVTDEVAGRAALDRIVGRHGRLWGLIANAGVQHRVPVLDFPTEDFRRVVDTNLTACFTLGRDAARHMAEAGGGRIVNTVSMLGPQARPTVPAYIAAKEGLRALTRAMAVELGAKGITVNAVAPGYVATEMNTALIENQEFNSWVVGKTPLGRWADPAELGGAAVYLMADAGSFVSGQILGVDGGMSVQV
- a CDS encoding DMT family transporter, which gives rise to MVAPNTPNYLDDGHVGRGILLICGAFLLFACLDTSAKVLSRDLDTLQIVWSRFVGHAVLVILVLMPRKGTRVFATSNLRLQIARSMLLVMSTLLNFTAVSYLPLTTTASIFFTAPLLVAALSVPLLGETVGWRRWSAIAVGFIGVLVIIRPGAAEVHWAIGLCLGNALVAALYNIATRKLAARDHSDTTSLYSPLVGAVIFLPVLPFVWSTPETATQWLLLLGLGVFGGVGHWLVIIAHRYAGASVLAPFTYSAILWMTISGYLVFGDLPDQWTVVGAAIVIASGLYVFHREQVRKAGR
- a CDS encoding gamma-glutamylcyclotransferase, which produces MADSSSTASRTPPETSESATPQTVALTRERLRSGEIRALLHKHEPTLKTLTDEELAASRASMFPQTGQPEEDVWLFGYGSLIWNPAIEFSEQRCATVRGLHRRFCLRTELGRGTPDRPGLVLGLDRGGVCRGVAFRIPKDHAEAELELVWRREMVTHAYRPRWLKAQTDQGPISVLGFVINRANERYCGRLPEEEAAETIARACGFLGPCCEYLFNTVTHLRELGMPDAGLERLARKVAAKQAAGTS
- a CDS encoding DUF1194 domain-containing protein is translated as MLRLLSAALLGLLLSGRAEAQTAVDLQLVLAVDISRSMDQDEQSLQRAGYVAALRDPEVIRAIEGGPLGRIALTYVEWAGHGLQTVLVPWTLVDGAASAGRVADTLASAPLQRLSRTSISNALTFSAGLFETSGVASPRRVIDISGDGPNNQGFRVTDARDAVIDRGITINGLPIMLKTGFPSGFFDVQNLDLYYEDCVIGGFGAFLVTVQDPREFADAIRRKLILEIAGRMPPPRAVPARWMPAQMAELSDCQIGEKLWDNWMRNAE